In Mytilus edulis chromosome 6, xbMytEdul2.2, whole genome shotgun sequence, the following proteins share a genomic window:
- the LOC139526479 gene encoding putative carbonic anhydrase 2, producing MHGKDQGGKDKGKNDQGEDNQGGDNQGGTEDGNVQTVNAQDVDEGGNDQGGNDQGGDNQGGNDQSGDNQGGDDQSGDDQGGNDQGGDDQGGDNQGGDNQGGDNQGGDDQGGNDQGGNDQGGDDQGGDNQGGDDQGGNDQGGNDQ from the exons ATGCATG GAAAAGATCAAGGTGGAAAGGATAAAGGCAAAAATGATCAAGGTGAAGATAATCAAGGTGGAGATAATCAAGGTGGAACTGAAGATGGAAATGTTCAAACTGTAAATGCTCAAGATGTAGATGAGGGTGGAAATGATCAAGGTGGAAATGATCAAGGTGGAGATAATCAAGGCGGAAATGATCAAAGTGGAGATAATCAAGGTGGAGATGATCAAAGCGGAGATGATCAAGGTGGAAATGATCAAGGTGGAGATGATCAAGGTGGAGATAATCAAGGTGGAGATAATCAAGGTGGAGATAATCAAGGTGGAGATGATCAAGGTGGAAATGATCAAGGTGGAAATGATCAAGGTGGAGATGATCAAGGTGGAGATAATCAAGGTGGAGATGATCAAGGTGGAAATGATCAAGGTGGAAATGATCAATGA